One region of Anser cygnoides isolate HZ-2024a breed goose chromosome 22, Taihu_goose_T2T_genome, whole genome shotgun sequence genomic DNA includes:
- the MARCHF10 gene encoding probable E3 ubiquitin-protein ligase MARCHF10 isoform X4, with amino-acid sequence MAKQHCILVESTLRKKRKHTCFVYRFWLPGVRYEAQPQKFVSNARYLREMPHRTDSESQTSSKNSYGRKHGSVTKSGNKPGLKFPVIDNLSVKRKLKHNIAYEKKKREKGVHDPNKVTSEDSDKEDQCRICQVGGGSTNPLLRPCGCVGSLQFVWQECLKERLKAEIKSVANLGAVKAFELCKQNLIIDTDNFNVNAYYRNHQKSRISLLRRC; translated from the exons ATGGCAAAGCAACATTGCATTTTAGTAGAATCaactctaagaaaaaaaagaaaacatacttgCTTTGTGTACAGGTTTTGGTTACCTGGTGTGAGATACGAAGCACAGCCTCAGAAGTTCGTCAGCAACGCACGATATTTGAGGGAGATGCCACACAGGACAGATTCAGAGTCTCAG accTCCTCAAAAAACAGTTATGGAAGGAAACATGGATCTGTCACCAAATCTGGAAACAAACCTGGCCTTAAGTTTCCTGTTATAGACAACCTATCAGTCAAGCGGAAGTTGAAACACAACATagcctatgaaaaaaaaaagagagagaaaggggtGCATGACCCAAATAAAGTCACCTCAG AAGATTCAGACAAGGAAGATCAATGTCGTATTTGTCAAGTTGGTGGAGGTTCTACAAATCCGCTGCTGAGGCCATGTGGTTGCGTGGGAAGCCTGCAGTTTGTTTGGCAGGAATGTCTAAAAGAAAGGCTCAAAGCTGAAATAAAGTCAG TGGCTAATCTGGGGGCTGTGAAAGCCTTTGAGCTGTGCAAGCAGAACCTGATAATTGATACAGACAATTTTAATGTGAATGCATATTACAGAAATCACCAAAAGTCACGG